One part of the Streptomyces sp. NBC_01264 genome encodes these proteins:
- a CDS encoding DUF4238 domain-containing protein, with amino-acid sequence MPQMYLKHFAQHIARRKYELKVRRLDKIDESFTVTPTGIAAETGYYWGINAEGVPHHAVEELFTYLEGRADTVLKILLDDPEWALTPNWPLGPDQRRVLAWWMAAQILRTTRQRKRLTHQQTEAPDISGLPQDVKTLAQNNPHLLYIVENIAALALTLAARPWALGFSDMCLLTSDTPIAVWNRPDDEDQLRAATMSDIMLPLDPHRFLFLPSPATRATDPLKRVDHLMHAEGAIGFALVEVVYDVADQFVIHHPKHDPWKHWKPNSPRQPKPWDGQTHSAPQYTLKYPVFPPSQNIDRRWTVEHPPPRSRPTLHP; translated from the coding sequence GTGCCTCAGATGTACCTGAAGCACTTTGCTCAACACATAGCACGCCGCAAGTACGAGTTGAAAGTGCGTCGACTCGACAAGATCGACGAGTCGTTCACCGTGACGCCTACTGGTATCGCCGCCGAGACCGGCTACTACTGGGGGATCAATGCCGAGGGTGTTCCCCACCACGCTGTCGAGGAGCTGTTTACCTACCTTGAGGGACGCGCCGACACCGTACTGAAGATCCTTCTGGACGACCCAGAATGGGCGCTCACGCCGAACTGGCCGCTGGGTCCGGACCAACGCCGTGTACTTGCCTGGTGGATGGCCGCCCAAATTCTGCGCACTACCCGCCAACGGAAGCGCCTTACCCACCAGCAGACCGAAGCACCCGACATCTCCGGCCTACCGCAGGACGTAAAGACGCTCGCGCAGAACAACCCCCACCTGCTCTACATCGTCGAGAACATCGCCGCGTTGGCCCTCACCCTGGCAGCCCGTCCGTGGGCGCTCGGCTTCAGCGACATGTGCCTGCTGACCAGCGACACCCCAATCGCCGTATGGAACCGCCCTGACGACGAAGACCAGCTGCGCGCCGCCACAATGAGCGACATCATGCTCCCGCTGGATCCTCACCGGTTTCTGTTCCTGCCCAGCCCCGCTACCCGGGCCACCGACCCGCTCAAGCGGGTGGACCACTTGATGCACGCAGAAGGTGCCATCGGCTTCGCGCTCGTGGAAGTGGTCTACGACGTAGCCGACCAGTTCGTGATTCACCATCCGAAGCACGACCCCTGGAAGCATTGGAAGCCGAACAGCCCGCGTCAGCCCAAGCCGTGGGATGGACAGACGCACTCTGCTCCCCAGTACAC